The nucleotide sequence TATCTAAACCTTCTGATTTAATTCCAGAATTACAAGGTAGATTACCTATTAGAGTAGAGTTAAAAGCATTAACTAGTAATGATTTTAGAAGAATTCTTATAGAACCAGATACATCTATAACAATACAATATAAAGCATTATTAGAAACTGAAAAAGTTAATATTATTTTTACTGAAGATGGTATAAAAAAAATTGCAGAATCTGCTTGGAAAGTAAATGAAACAACAGAAAATATAGGAGCTAGAAGGTTACATACTGTTTTAGAACATTTAATGTCTGATATTTCCTATAATGCTAATGAATATTATAATAAATCTATTATTATAGATAAAAATTACGTAAGTAAACATTTAGATACATTAATAATTAATGAAGATATTAGTAGATATATTTTATAAAATATTATATTTTATAATAAAAAAATTATTTTTTAAAAAATATTAAAATTAAGAATTTCTTTTTTTTAAAATTTTTATAATTTCATATAAGTTAATATTTTTTATTTTTAATAAAACTATTAAATGGTAAATTAAATCAGCTGTTTCTTGCATAGTTTCCTTTTTATTATTATCATTTGCAGCAATAATAGTTTCTATTGCTTCTTCTCCTACTTTTTGTGTAATTCTTTTTAATCCGCTTTGATATAATTGATTAGTATATGAAGATTTTATAGAGTTTTTTTTTTTATTTAAAATATTTTCCAACAAATATAGAAAGGTAAAATCTGATATAGTATTTTTAAAACAACTATATTCATTTAAATGACATGTTTTATTAACAGGTTCTACTAAAATGAGTAATGTGTCTTTATCACAATCTGTAGTAATTTTTTTTATGTATAAAAAATTACCTGTTGTCTCTCCTTTTGTCCATATTTTATTTTTTGTTCTAGAAAAAAATGTAGCTTTTTTTGTTTTTAACGTTATTTTGAGAGATTTTTTATTCATATAAGCATGCATAAGTATTTGACCTGAAATTTTATGTTGTATAATTACAGGAATTAATCCATTTATTTTAGTCCAATTCAAAGTACTGAAAATATTTTGTTTTAACATATTCTAACCTCAATATTTTTTTTATGTAAAAATTTTTTTAAAGTATTAATATTAATAATATTTTTATGAAATACTGATGCTGCTAAAGCTCCATCAACATTTACTTTTTTATTAAAAACATCATAAAAATTATTTAAAGAACCTGCTCCACCAGAAGCAATTAAAGGAATTTGACAAATTTTTCTTATTTTTTTTAACTGTATAATATCATATCCAGAACATAATCCATCTTGATTCATCATATTTAATACTATTTCTCCTGCTCCTAATTTTTGTACTTTTTTAACCCATTTAATTGTTTCCCAATTAGTTATTTTTATATTTTTTGTATTACCAGTATATTTATATACATAATATTTTTTATCTTTTTTGTTATACCAGGAATCTATTCCAACAACAATACATTGTTTACCAAAATATTTAGATAGTCTTGTAATTAAAGACGGATCATTTAATGCAGGAGTATTTATAGATATTTTTTCAGCTCCTAAATGCAATATTTGCGCAGCATCATCTATCGATTTTATACCTCCTGCTACACAAATAGGTATATTAATTATTTTTGCGATTTTTGATATCCATTTTTTATTTATTAATC is from Enterobacteriaceae endosymbiont of Donacia bicoloricornis and encodes:
- the hisIE gene encoding bifunctional phosphoribosyl-AMP cyclohydrolase/phosphoribosyl-ATP diphosphatase HisIE gives rise to the protein MLKQNIFSTLNWTKINGLIPVIIQHKISGQILMHAYMNKKSLKITLKTKKATFFSRTKNKIWTKGETTGNFLYIKKITTDCDKDTLLILVEPVNKTCHLNEYSCFKNTISDFTFLYLLENILNKKKNSIKSSYTNQLYQSGLKRITQKVGEEAIETIIAANDNNKKETMQETADLIYHLIVLLKIKNINLYEIIKILKKRNS
- the hisF gene encoding imidazole glycerol phosphate synthase subunit HisF, with product MLAKRIIPCLDVCNDVVVKGKQFKNHKIIGDVLSLANKYNKDGADELVFYDITASIDNRLINKKWISKIAKIINIPICVAGGIKSIDDAAQILHLGAEKISINTPALNDPSLITRLSKYFGKQCIVVGIDSWYNKKDKKYYVYKYTGNTKNIKITNWETIKWVKKVQKLGAGEIVLNMMNQDGLCSGYDIIQLKKIRKICQIPLIASGGAGSLNNFYDVFNKKVNVDGALAASVFHKNIININTLKKFLHKKNIEVRIC